In Streptomyces sp. NBC_01551, one DNA window encodes the following:
- a CDS encoding ATP-binding protein, producing the protein MSGQPLPCSPQEIASLFLFEKLSPEQLGRLCGEGRVERFEPGAVYTEGDPATCFYVMIEGTVVLSRRVGGDDVEVSRTSQRGVYAGAMQAYLGDQVPQTYNNSMRVTEPTRFFVLPAQSFADIMRDWFPMAAHLLEGLFFGSRNTQRAIGQRERLLALGSLSAGLTHELNNPAAAAVRATATLRERVGKMRHKLAVIAQGPYSREALAELIEIQERTAERVAKAPVLSPLEASDREDELADWLDDHGIQEGWRIAPVFVQAGLDTDWLEQVAATVAEDILPGAIGWLNYTVETELLMDEIDDSTTRISHLVDAAKQYSQLDRAPHRVVDVHELLDSTLLMLSGKIGSRVRVVKDYDRSLPDVPAYPAELNQVWTNLIDNAVFAIADTGGDGTLTVRTAREGDRLLVEFRDTGPGVPAEIRSRIFDPFFTTKPVGEGTGLGLDISWRIVVNKHHGSLQVESAPGDTRFQVLLPLTAPDPESETGSDPEPGPDNNTGTDTDTDTAEDPV; encoded by the coding sequence GTGAGCGGGCAGCCGCTGCCGTGCAGCCCGCAGGAGATCGCCTCGCTGTTCCTGTTCGAGAAGCTCTCCCCGGAGCAGCTCGGGCGGCTGTGCGGCGAGGGGCGGGTGGAGCGGTTCGAACCCGGCGCCGTGTACACCGAGGGCGACCCGGCCACCTGCTTCTACGTGATGATCGAGGGCACCGTCGTGCTGTCCCGCCGGGTCGGCGGCGACGACGTCGAGGTGAGCCGCACCTCGCAGCGCGGCGTGTACGCGGGGGCGATGCAGGCGTACCTGGGCGACCAGGTGCCGCAGACGTACAACAACTCCATGCGGGTGACCGAGCCGACGCGCTTCTTCGTCCTGCCCGCGCAGTCGTTCGCGGACATCATGCGCGACTGGTTCCCGATGGCGGCGCACCTGCTGGAGGGGCTCTTCTTCGGTTCGAGGAACACGCAGCGGGCCATCGGCCAGCGCGAACGGCTGCTGGCGCTGGGGTCGTTGTCCGCCGGGCTCACCCATGAGCTCAACAACCCGGCCGCGGCGGCCGTACGGGCCACGGCGACGCTGCGGGAGCGGGTGGGCAAGATGCGGCACAAGCTGGCCGTCATCGCCCAGGGCCCCTACTCGCGCGAGGCGCTCGCCGAGCTCATCGAGATCCAGGAGCGGACCGCCGAACGGGTCGCGAAAGCACCGGTGTTGAGCCCGCTGGAGGCCTCCGACCGGGAGGACGAGCTGGCGGACTGGCTCGACGACCACGGCATCCAGGAGGGCTGGCGGATCGCGCCGGTCTTCGTACAGGCCGGGCTGGACACGGACTGGCTGGAGCAGGTCGCGGCGACCGTGGCCGAGGACATCCTGCCGGGGGCCATCGGCTGGCTCAACTACACGGTCGAGACCGAGCTTCTGATGGACGAGATCGACGACTCCACCACCCGCATCTCCCACCTGGTGGACGCGGCGAAGCAGTACTCGCAGCTGGACCGCGCCCCGCACCGCGTCGTGGACGTGCACGAACTCCTCGACAGCACCCTGCTGATGCTGTCCGGGAAGATCGGCTCCCGGGTACGCGTGGTCAAGGACTACGACCGCTCCCTGCCGGACGTGCCCGCCTACCCGGCGGAGCTCAACCAGGTGTGGACCAACCTCATCGACAACGCGGTGTTCGCCATCGCCGACACCGGCGGCGACGGCACACTGACCGTCCGCACGGCGCGGGAGGGCGACAGGCTTCTGGTGGAGTTCCGGGACACGGGGCCCGGCGTCCCGGCGGAGATCCGCAGCCGCATCTTCGATCCCTTCTTCACCACCAAGCCGGTCGGCGAGGGCACCGGTCTCGGCCTCGACATCTCCTGGCGGATCGTCGTGAACAAGCACCACGGCAGCCTCCAGGTCGAGTCCGCACCGGGCGACACCCGGTTCCAGGTGCTGCTCCCGCTGACCGCCCCGGACCCCGAGAGCGAGACCGGGAGCGACCCGGAGCCCGGCCCGGACAACAACACCGGCACCGACACCGACACCGACACCGCGGAGGATCCCGTATGA
- a CDS encoding DUF4232 domain-containing protein, translating into MTAFRSTPTTNSARTSRRLASAVVVALAALALTACQDGTGLKDNGAAPAADSATATPSATGGTGDTQGAAGTPAPGSATTTGGGKATGGGKATGGAKTGAPGQGDAKGSSDPSAEGNRVACNGSNTAVTVQTLSRPLNHMLITVKNTGKKTCDLTYYPVLRFDEMQWAPAARKETQPQAVVSLAPGESGYAAAMLSAADGSGDGGTTGHRLAIAFQGRTPNSSGGASATPSLPAKGVYYDSSLTVTYWQRDMEDALGS; encoded by the coding sequence ATGACCGCCTTCCGCAGCACCCCCACCACGAACAGCGCCCGCACGTCCCGTCGACTCGCGAGTGCGGTCGTCGTCGCCCTCGCCGCGCTCGCCCTCACCGCGTGCCAGGACGGTACGGGCCTCAAGGACAACGGAGCCGCCCCCGCCGCGGACTCCGCCACCGCCACTCCCTCGGCGACGGGCGGTACGGGCGACACCCAGGGCGCCGCGGGCACCCCGGCTCCGGGCTCCGCGACCACGACCGGCGGAGGGAAGGCGACCGGCGGGGGGAAGGCGACCGGCGGCGCGAAGACCGGCGCCCCCGGGCAGGGCGACGCGAAGGGCTCGTCGGACCCGTCCGCGGAGGGGAACCGCGTCGCGTGCAACGGCTCCAACACCGCGGTCACCGTCCAGACGCTCTCCCGCCCGCTCAACCACATGCTGATCACGGTGAAGAACACCGGCAAGAAGACCTGCGACCTGACGTACTACCCGGTGCTCCGCTTCGACGAGATGCAGTGGGCCCCGGCCGCGCGCAAGGAGACCCAGCCGCAGGCCGTGGTGTCCCTCGCACCCGGCGAGTCGGGCTACGCGGCGGCCATGCTGTCGGCGGCCGACGGCAGCGGCGACGGCGGTACGACCGGTCACCGGCTCGCGATCGCCTTCCAGGGCCGCACGCCCAACAGCAGCGGCGGCGCGTCCGCGACCCCGTCGCTGCCGGCGAAGGGCGTCTACTACGACAGCTCGCTGACGGTCACGTACTGGCAGCGGGACATGGAGGACGCCCTCGGCTCGTGA
- a CDS encoding MFS transporter — protein sequence MTRIGEIEESDEIAGRGGASRRSAARGRLGVAAVAGATFTVVTSEMLPVGLLTPIGDALEVSEGTAGLTLTVTGLVGAVSAPLLTPLSGRFDRRAVLCALMAVLAAGNLLAAWSPDFAVLVAARVLVGIGMGGVWAIAAGLAVRLVPPESIGAATSLIFSGIAVASVLGVPAGTYLGELAGWRTAFVSVGALALVVLAALAVLLPRLPAERDVRLGGVVRLVGEPRVRTGLAVVALLVTGHFAAYTYVRPVLEEASGASAGTIGALLLVYGVAGVAGNFAAGAGAARSPRSTLLVIGAVLAATVALVAVLGGSVPAAGVLLAVWGLSYGGVSVSAQTWLLASAPRAREAASALFVGVFNGAIALGALAGGLAADGAGVTAVMWLGGGLAAAALAVTALGKAPASGRL from the coding sequence ATGACACGGATCGGGGAAATCGAGGAGAGCGACGAGATCGCGGGGCGCGGTGGGGCGTCGCGGCGATCGGCGGCTCGTGGCCGGCTGGGCGTCGCGGCGGTCGCGGGCGCGACGTTCACGGTGGTGACGTCCGAGATGCTGCCCGTGGGTCTGCTGACGCCCATCGGGGACGCGTTGGAGGTGAGCGAGGGCACGGCCGGGCTGACCCTGACCGTCACCGGACTGGTGGGCGCGGTGTCGGCGCCGCTGCTGACCCCCTTGTCGGGCCGGTTCGACCGGCGGGCGGTGCTGTGCGCTCTGATGGCGGTCCTGGCCGCGGGCAACCTGCTCGCCGCGTGGTCGCCGGACTTCGCGGTGCTGGTGGCCGCCCGCGTGCTGGTCGGCATCGGCATGGGCGGCGTCTGGGCGATAGCGGCGGGCTTGGCGGTACGTCTGGTGCCGCCGGAGTCGATCGGGGCCGCGACCTCGTTGATCTTCAGCGGGATCGCGGTGGCGTCGGTGCTCGGTGTCCCGGCGGGTACGTACCTCGGCGAACTGGCCGGCTGGCGGACGGCGTTCGTGTCGGTCGGCGCGCTGGCGCTGGTCGTCCTGGCCGCCCTCGCGGTCCTGCTGCCGCGGCTGCCGGCCGAGCGGGACGTGCGCCTCGGCGGTGTGGTGCGGCTGGTCGGCGAGCCGCGGGTGCGGACCGGTCTGGCCGTGGTGGCGCTGCTGGTCACCGGCCACTTCGCCGCCTACACGTACGTACGCCCCGTACTCGAGGAAGCCTCCGGTGCGAGCGCCGGCACGATCGGCGCGCTGCTGCTGGTGTACGGAGTCGCCGGCGTGGCCGGCAACTTCGCGGCCGGGGCGGGCGCCGCGCGGTCGCCGCGCTCCACCCTGCTGGTGATCGGCGCGGTGCTGGCGGCGACGGTCGCGCTGGTGGCGGTGCTCGGGGGATCCGTCCCGGCCGCCGGGGTGCTGCTCGCCGTCTGGGGGCTGTCCTACGGAGGGGTGTCGGTCAGCGCGCAGACCTGGCTGCTGGCCTCGGCTCCCCGGGCGCGCGAGGCCGCGTCCGCACTGTTCGTCGGTGTCTTCAACGGGGCGATCGCACTGGGCGCGCTGGCCGGAGGACTGGCCGCGGACGGCGCGGGGGTCACCGCGGTGATGTGGCTGGGCGGCGGGCTCGCCGCGGCGGCCCTGGCGGTGACGGCGCTGGGCAAGGCCCCCGCGTCCGGGCGCCTCTGA
- a CDS encoding helix-turn-helix transcriptional regulator: MSEDTAEAGFARLLRELKDRSGLSYGTLAKRLHMSTSTLHRYCTGDVVPTEYAPVERLARLCKASPEELVELHRSWVLADTNRPRKGGDAGGKAQAGPASAGAPRRSPEEVAEPAEPAEPAEPSLAKEPAPTERAPAPSAPPVPRQRRRLRRAVLAGIAAAAVAGAVALTSNLAAGDGDVRDSPVGRGADDSAQGTPVKVTTQPYTWESPCGQHYLIDKPPTQVGPPPVERDAPAWVASSGAVSAGEQYVTLTLQGSGKETVVLDSLTVRTAGKRTPLAWNDYAMGYPGVGCGAGVPARSFTVALDAAHPAVAPEAGQPNFPFKVSESEPEVFYIKADASAYDVSWYLELSWSSGSRHGTLKIDHNGKPFRTSGHNGRPGYEFPLGGDGWVKEGTTPL; encoded by the coding sequence GTGTCGGAAGACACTGCTGAGGCCGGGTTCGCCCGGCTGTTGCGGGAGTTGAAGGACCGGTCCGGTCTCAGCTACGGAACGCTCGCCAAACGGCTCCACATGAGTACGTCGACGCTGCACCGGTACTGCACCGGCGACGTCGTCCCGACGGAGTACGCACCGGTCGAACGGCTCGCCCGCCTCTGCAAGGCATCGCCCGAGGAACTCGTCGAGCTGCACCGGAGTTGGGTGCTCGCGGACACCAACCGCCCCCGCAAGGGCGGCGACGCGGGCGGCAAGGCACAGGCCGGCCCCGCCTCCGCCGGCGCGCCCCGGCGCTCACCGGAGGAGGTGGCCGAGCCCGCCGAGCCCGCCGAGCCCGCCGAGCCGAGCTTGGCGAAGGAGCCCGCACCCACGGAGCGGGCACCCGCCCCCTCCGCCCCTCCCGTGCCCAGGCAACGGCGCCGGCTGCGCAGGGCCGTCCTCGCCGGGATCGCCGCGGCCGCCGTCGCCGGGGCGGTCGCGCTCACGTCGAACCTGGCGGCAGGCGATGGCGACGTCCGGGACAGCCCCGTCGGCCGCGGCGCCGACGACTCCGCGCAGGGCACGCCGGTGAAGGTGACCACCCAGCCCTACACCTGGGAGTCGCCCTGCGGCCAGCACTACCTGATCGACAAGCCCCCGACCCAGGTGGGCCCGCCTCCCGTGGAACGGGACGCGCCCGCATGGGTGGCCTCGTCCGGAGCGGTCTCCGCGGGCGAGCAGTACGTGACGCTCACCCTCCAGGGCTCCGGCAAGGAGACGGTGGTCCTGGACAGCCTCACCGTCCGTACGGCGGGCAAGCGCACGCCCCTGGCCTGGAACGACTACGCCATGGGCTACCCGGGCGTCGGCTGCGGCGCCGGCGTTCCGGCCCGCTCCTTCACCGTGGCCCTCGACGCCGCCCACCCGGCCGTCGCACCCGAGGCAGGGCAGCCGAACTTCCCGTTCAAGGTGAGCGAGTCCGAGCCGGAGGTCTTCTACATCAAGGCCGACGCCTCCGCCTACGACGTGAGCTGGTACCTGGAGCTGTCCTGGTCCAGCGGTTCCCGCCACGGCACCCTCAAGATCGACCACAACGGCAAGCCCTTCCGTACCAGTGGCCACAACGGGCGGCCCGGCTACGAATTCCCCCTCGGCGGCGACGGGTGGGTCAAGGAGGGGACGACGCCCCTCTGA
- a CDS encoding FAD-dependent oxidoreductase produces the protein MAQPADTARTVILTVDDDPGVSRAIARDLRRHYGADYRIVRAESGESALEALRELKLRGDLVAVILADYRMPQMNGIEFLEQALGVYPGARRVLLTAYADTNAAIDAINVVDLDHYLLKPWDPPEEKLYPVLDDLLTAWRSSDYRPVPATKVVGHRWSARSSQVREFLARNQVPYRWYSSDEPEGQRLLAAAGADGQRLPLVVTPDCTVLIEPEVPDLAAHVGLATTPTADFYDLVVIGGGPAGLGSAVYGASEGLRTVLVERSATGGQAGQSSRIENYLGFPDGVSGAQLTDRARRQAGRFGAEILTAREVTGLEVNGASRVVRFSDGSAVAAHSVILATGVSYRQLHAPGCDQLTGCGVYYGSSLTEAASCQGQDVYIVGGANSAGQAAMYLARGAKSVTLLVRGESLRASMSYYLIQQIEEAPNITVRTRTVVESAHGEGHLEQLTLRDVDSGTTELVDAQWMFVFIGAAPLTDWLDGTVLRDEHGFILAGPDLTPDGRPPAEWELDRPPYHLETNIPGVFVAGDARAQSAKRVASAVGEGAMAVMLVHRYLEQS, from the coding sequence ATGGCACAGCCCGCCGACACTGCGCGGACCGTCATCCTGACCGTGGACGACGACCCGGGAGTCTCCCGAGCCATCGCCCGTGACCTGCGGCGCCACTACGGCGCCGACTACCGGATCGTGCGCGCCGAGTCCGGCGAGTCGGCGCTGGAGGCGCTGCGCGAGCTGAAGCTGCGGGGCGACCTGGTGGCGGTGATCCTGGCCGACTACCGCATGCCGCAGATGAACGGCATCGAGTTCCTGGAACAGGCCCTCGGCGTGTACCCGGGCGCGCGGCGCGTGCTGCTGACCGCGTACGCCGACACCAACGCGGCCATCGACGCCATCAACGTCGTCGACCTCGACCACTACCTGCTCAAGCCCTGGGACCCGCCGGAGGAGAAGCTCTACCCGGTCCTGGACGATCTGCTCACGGCCTGGCGCTCCAGCGACTACCGTCCGGTCCCCGCCACCAAGGTGGTCGGGCACCGCTGGTCGGCGCGCTCCTCGCAGGTGCGGGAGTTCCTCGCCCGCAACCAGGTTCCGTACCGCTGGTACTCCTCCGACGAGCCCGAGGGGCAGCGGCTGCTGGCGGCGGCCGGGGCCGACGGACAGCGGCTGCCCCTGGTGGTCACCCCGGACTGCACGGTGCTGATCGAGCCGGAGGTGCCCGATCTGGCCGCCCACGTGGGGCTCGCGACGACTCCGACCGCCGATTTCTACGACCTCGTCGTCATCGGCGGCGGCCCCGCCGGGCTCGGCTCGGCGGTGTACGGGGCCTCCGAGGGGCTGCGTACCGTACTGGTCGAGCGGTCGGCGACCGGCGGGCAGGCCGGCCAGAGTTCCCGCATCGAGAACTACCTCGGCTTCCCCGACGGCGTATCGGGCGCGCAGCTCACCGACCGCGCCCGCCGCCAGGCCGGCCGGTTCGGCGCCGAGATCCTCACGGCGCGCGAGGTCACGGGCCTGGAGGTCAACGGCGCGTCGCGCGTCGTGCGCTTCTCCGACGGCTCGGCGGTCGCGGCGCACAGCGTCATCCTGGCGACCGGCGTCTCGTACCGGCAGCTCCACGCGCCGGGCTGCGACCAGCTGACCGGCTGCGGGGTGTACTACGGCTCCTCGCTGACCGAGGCGGCCTCCTGCCAGGGGCAGGACGTGTACATCGTGGGCGGCGCCAACTCGGCCGGCCAGGCGGCGATGTACCTGGCGCGGGGCGCGAAGTCGGTGACGCTGCTGGTGCGCGGCGAGTCCCTGCGGGCGTCGATGTCGTACTACCTGATCCAGCAGATCGAGGAGGCGCCGAACATCACGGTGCGGACCCGGACCGTCGTCGAGTCGGCTCACGGCGAGGGACACCTGGAGCAGCTGACGCTGCGGGACGTGGACAGCGGTACGACCGAACTCGTCGACGCGCAGTGGATGTTCGTCTTCATCGGCGCGGCCCCGCTGACGGACTGGCTGGACGGCACGGTGCTGCGCGACGAGCACGGTTTCATCCTGGCCGGGCCGGACCTCACGCCGGACGGGCGGCCGCCGGCGGAGTGGGAACTGGACCGGCCGCCCTACCACCTGGAGACCAACATTCCCGGTGTGTTCGTCGCGGGCGACGCGCGCGCCCAGTCCGCGAAGCGCGTCGCGTCCGCCGTCGGAGAGGGAGCCATGGCCGTGATGCTCGTCCACCGGTACCTGGAGCAGTCGTGA